Genomic DNA from Chaetodon auriga isolate fChaAug3 chromosome 13, fChaAug3.hap1, whole genome shotgun sequence:
CCTGTCCCTCTTCTGCGGCGGGCAGTTTCTCTTCTGGACGTACCTGGGCCACTTCGCTTACACCGGGCTCAGAGACACGCGGGCTTCTACGGAGAAACGGAAAGCCATCGCGCCCACCACCACAGGGCTGGCTGGGATGTGGAGTTTTGAAATGAACCTGGGCTCAAACGCCTGGAGGTACGGCTTCACGCTGGGATGCCTGGCGATAGGAGCAGGGATAGCCGGGCTCGGTCTTCTCTTTTGCCGGCGCTCTGTCAGCCAGGTGGTTTTACACAAAGGTGGGACGATGGTGACAGTTTGCACGCAGTCACCTTTGGGACCAGGCCGAGGGCAGAGAATAACAGTCCCGCTGTCCCAGGTCGCCTGTCACGCTCACAGGCATGAGGCCccctccttcatccctctcagGATCAAAGGACACAAGTTCTACTTTCTCCTGGACAAAGAGGGGACCGTGAACAACGCCAGGCTGTTCGATGTCACTGTTGGGGCTTACCGGCCAGTGTAACGTGTGGTTATTACACCATTTCCAAAATGCCTATGTTAGGACACCAAACAccaatgaaacactgatgtgatTTTACACGGCTGCCAAACAAATGtcagtttctgtttgtctccaaTTAAATGAAATCTGAGATCAAATATGGACTAATGTACGTCAATTCATGCCTAGTATTGAACATTACATACCCCTATtgataaaaaattaaatactTCAGAGGCGTGTTTTAAAATATACTTTATAAATAATGAGTAATTTGAAATTATACAGGTATCAAGAAATTTTCAAAGCATTTGCTGTGAAATTAAACAGATTGatatgtttgcattttctgcctgtgtgtgtgtgtgtatgtgtgtgtaattacaCATACTGTGATCTGCTCCATGAGAACGGCATTGGTGGCCTCAGTTTCATGCAGGAGGCTGTTCATGTGCTCCATGCTGCGGGTGGCTGTGCTCAGCTTTTGACTTAGCTCTTCTTTGGTTGGCTCCACCGTCCACACAAATGGCTCTACACACCAAACCAAAAGACGCGGACAAGTCAACGGTCGTGGTTTGAGAAAGTCATGGGCATAGAGGTGGATGTGCCTCAGCTCAGGTGTCAAGGATGAGTAACCAAGTACTGTTTCTGACTGCCATGTTTGAGTCAGAGACTGAATGACAGGTGAAGTACTGCACATGGTGCTTTTATAAACTGAATAATTGTTAAAAGTGGCAACTCTTCCCTCTAACATACCTTGTTTGGGGTCTGGGGATGTGAGAAGATGCTCCAGAGAGGGCAGCGGcgtcagagcaggagaggggcTCTCAGTCTCTGTGGTCTCCATGCCCTCGCCCTCCTCCCTGGCCATAGACTGGAGGTCACTGAGGGCCATCAGTCCCAGCCCGGCCTGGTTCTGATCCACGTTTCTGCGCTGGGGGTCTGATGCCAGGGGCTTACGTCCAGACTGGGCCgacactgaaactgagagagTGGAAAGGTTTGTGGGAGAGCAAATTTTCTAGCAGGTGAATACGAGCATGTTAACAAGCAACATACAAGCTTTCAATAAACCTAGTTTTTGACTTAAAGGGATGTACTTTAAACTATTCTTTAAATTTTAGTTTAGTTCTCTGCAAAACGAGGTTAGTGTCAACTCCAGTGGTCTTCTGCTGTCAGTGATCATGTCTTAAACAGTGTGTTGACTGTATTTATAATTATCTTTGGTTTGAATCATGAAATAGATTTTTACTAAACCAGCTGTCACTGtaattaacaacaacaacaacgatcAATCCCTTACCACACCAAACACAATCCCTACTTCATCGACCACAATCGTAAGTGAGTGTCCTACTTCATTGTGACATGAGGGGGCACCAGACACACTCCGGTGTTCACCATTCAGCCGGCATACACAATGACAACAAGTGTGCAGAGAGAAGGGTGAGGCGCTTGAGGGAGTGGGTGGACAAAAGAGAAGATTGTGATTAATGGAcctgagactgaaccaaaagaGCAGACACCAAACAATCCCCCTCACCTTCCCACCTCCAGTCTGGCGCTCTGCCTCCTCACCCTGTGCAGCTGAGCGAGAGGAGCGGGACACTGAAGTCCTGCTACGTGCACgtatctttctttttctgtgcatAAATGCATAAGAGTTTGACCAGATTTTGTCGTCTGAGCAGGATTCAGAATACTAACAATTACACTTATGATTTCCTGATGGCTGACACTCCTTATTACAGAGAGGATGTGTGCAGGTATAATCGATCAAATCTGTTACAGGCTCAGCACTCGAGAGGACAGTTTCAAGATAAATCAAGCTGTAGTCGTAGAAGACAGCAATAGGGAAAAAGGCCATCTATTCACAGAGGAATGAATTTCCTGGACATGATACGATCCACAGATAAGAGTGCGTACAGCAGAAAAAGCTGCTGCCTCCATTGGTttcttgtaaaaaaaacaaactgtttttagattgaatatttgcagtttgtgtttatgtactgTTTGATTGTTTAGATTAAAGAGTAAATGGCGCAAAACATGTCAATGAATATAGATCAATTTTACTGTTTGTTACAAGtgattcataaaaaaaaatatgaagccAGTAAAAATTGTCCAGGCGTCCAGCAGCTTTATGACCCACCTGCCCACTAGGGCCGGTAAATCACACAGATGTCGAACTAACTGCCATGAAAGCCAAATATAGTGGTGAAAACGCTCAAATATGACTTTCAGTAATATTGGCTCTTTTTACCGGGCTACTCCATGTGTGAGCCGCTAATGATGAGCCTCTCCAGatgccacagtgagctgtttgCCCCACTGAGAGGCGGGAACAGAGCTGAGGAGCCTCGCCAACACCTGGCCATAATGAAGTGACAGAGAagcaacacgcacacacacatccctttCCTAGTCATTactatgtgtgtatttgctgtttGACTCCAGAGGGCAGCTGTGTGGGAGGTGATGAATGAGCTTTCAGTGCCGCTCTTCTGGTAAACACACCAGAAAAGCCGAGTAAACAAGATGGAAAAGTTCAACGCACTTGATGCTTTCACGGATCTCTTTATAAGATATCAATCATGCACCCCTTGAGCTTCCTGTTGTCTATTTTATATCTCCACTGCTACTCCGTGGACAGAATGAGGCACTTCTAGCTTGATAAATTTAAACGGATTGCGTTTGAGATTTGCCTCCACGCTTACTGTTCTGGCTCTGCAGGGTGAAGAGTTGCTCCTCGACGCGGGTCAGCTGGCCCTGCAGGGTCTCCACAGTGGCCCGGTGGTCGTCCTGCAGCTTCCTCAGCTGCTCCCTGTAGGTCTGCCGCTGGGTCTCGACCTGGGAGGACAGGTCAGCCTGAGCCTGGGACAGATCTGACCGCAGAGCCACGTTCTCCGACTGCACCGACAGCAGCctggaggtggagacagagtgagaggagaCTGAGGGAAGAACTTACAGACTGTTCAGTGAAAACTACtggaaaatatatttaataGAGAAAACAGTTATAACAAATCACAGAGGCAAAGGGACCGTGAGAGAACATACATCAGCATGACAGTATGGTAAGTTCAAGGAAAGACAGGGTCACCTCTCGCGGAGCTCAGCCTCCTTGCTAATGGTTTCCTGGAGGATTTTGTTGTGTCTCTCCAGCAGAGTGTCGTGCTCagtctggagctgctgcagctctgctgtgctgctctggaGGTTCTGATGGCTCTCTGCCAGCCTCGACCTCAGCTGTTCTACCTGAGAAGACAACTGCTCCCTGCCAGACACACCACATATTCATTATCCTCACATAACAGTCTTGCAGTGTTAACTGGCTCATACTGCTAATTAGTGTTGACTTAAATATGCTtcactgagcagctgctttTGCACCTGAGATATACAAGCTGGGTTATCTCAGCACTGACAACGCAAATAGCTTTTGCTTTTACACAATATGCAATATTTATGAAgtaattatttgtttgttttggcttgAAAACATCTAGAAATGCAGCCTTTGTATAGTTATATTTCTTGTTATGTCTGTATACTACTAGGTGTTGTCCTTACCTCTCTAATTTACCAGAGTCTCCGTCACTCTGGCCAGTGGTTTTGCTCTTCTGCTGTTTGAGCACATTGTGGACTCGCACCTTGTAACTCTCAAATTCACCGGCTGTTGCCATAAGCTCAGCCTGGAAGCAGCACAAAGATTAAGGAGAGATACACAgtgaattacatttttcaacatCGTTCAATGATCTGATCGATGACCACTCTATGACTTTacacatgcatttcattttgcatgtCCACCTCACAAGGTTTCACTTACATTGTACTGTTTTTTATTACCAATCTTGGACATTAGTGAGGAGTGAAGAGGATTGTTGGACCGATTTCTGAGAACTGTAAGTTAATTACAGCTATTTatatgaaaacatacagtagtTTCTCTTTTCATATCACTATGATTGAAAGGCCTTCGGTCAAAGCATACAAGCAATTAAAAGTTGTCGCCCTATGAACCTGAAACCTGAAACGagtatttttcacaattttttgACGTCGCAAAGAAGAAACgattaatcaaaaataattgagattttaataatgaaaatggTCACGAGTTGCAGCCCTATATAACACTGCTCTCTGTAAGTACTGAGTACGAGCTGCTGCAACCTTCCATTAAATTCATCAGAGTTGGCAGTGTCTCCTACTGTTGCAGCATCTCAAATGAAACTGCTGATGTGATCTTTGGTAATGCACTTTACTCTTACTCCATTCTGGTGGAGCTGTtcgctgctctgtgtgtgacaaatgacacatttaaagtgtgtgtgtaccttaGCAGTGTCTCTCTCCTGTTGCAGGCTGCTGATGCGTTGCTGCAGGGAGCTGCCGGTTCTTTGTTGCTGTTCCACCGCAGAcctcagctgctcctgcagacGATGGCGCTCGGCCGTCAGCTCGCACACCTCGatctcaaaacacaaacacacacacacttcaacgTGTGACTTGCGTAGGACTGAAATTCTGATTTGTAAAAGTACAGATTTCATGAAAATGTATCGCTGACAAAAGGTCTTCTAGGAAGTGCTGGCCGTGTTACCTTGGAGCTTTCTAACTGCTGCTGGTGAGCCTCCAGCTCCCCTTTCAGAGAGGCCTGCAGCATCATGAGGGAGCTTTCCTGCACGTATGCACaacacgcacaacacacacacacacacacacacacacacacacacacagaaattgtAAATGAATACACCCATGTACTCGAACATGGcaacaaacaaatgattaaCTTTCCCAACATCTCCAAGGCCTCTCCCACAATCATGCCCACACATGGTTGCATAACActatttacattcatcaggcaGCAGTgttacacacacccacacacccacacaaccacacacacacatgcacacacacacagaaacagacctGTTTCTTGGCATCGGCCAAGTCCTTTTTGGtcttcaccagcagctgtttcatcTTGGAGGTCTTCTCCTCCCCCTGGTCCAGCTGGGACTTCAAAGCCTCTggagacacaaatacacatgcgCAGACACatgtatgcagacacacacacacacacacacacacacacacacacacacacacacacagacaagtaaAGACAGTTTAGGTGAAATACATGCTGTAGGCTTTTCATTTCAGGACATCTTTTTCccgtgtgtgtatatatatatatatataaaggaTAAAGGAGTTAATACATCGTACTTGAACAATTCACACATACCAATTTCCTGTTTGAGTGTGTTCTCCTTCTGGGTCAGTGTGTTTATCTGGCCCTTCAACTCCTCAGCACACTCATCTCTATCTAAGAGTTTGGCGTTGAGTTCTTTCACCAGGCGTTCGTAGTCGGCCATCTCCATGTCCAGCAGAGAGCTCTGCTGCGCCTCCTAGAGGCAGAGCCAACATATTACATCATGACAGTGAACAAAGCCAAACTCTCATCTCCCCGTCACTTCACTGATGTCAAACTTTAAGAGCAAGAAGAATAGATGTGACATGTTTTTCAGGAGATTTcatctgtgattgtgtgtgagaCTGGTGAGGAACTTGCAAGGCTTAAGGCGCCTTCAGTGGCTCTCACAGCAATTTAGGACCTGACCTTTAAAAGTGCTAAATTCTTGAAACATGAAATGATTACATTTCTGGACATACAATTAAATGTTGTCCAGTCAAAGTGGTGAGAGAGCAAGGACATATTTTTGTGGCTATTAAACTGAATGTATTTCTGCTGTACTTAAGTGATCCCAGTGAAATTAACAagaattttttttatctttgatcATGATCTAATAATACTGCTCAATTTAGATATAATTCCTTGGTAAATGTCTATCTTTTGTATGATGATCTTCGCTAAAAAATGTATAGCGCCCAATGCATCATCGGTTTTTTATCTATATTCTCAGGAATCACAGTGTCAGCCTCAAAAATGCCATGTTTGTTTAGCTGTGCTACCAATGTGGACACATGACAGAGTCAGACCTCCTGGCAGGTTCCACGTACCCTGCTGAACCATGCAGGGCTGCACTAATGGAAAAGAAACAACAGCTCCTGTGCTGCGGGCTAGAattgctttctttctctgtgagaggtgctgctgtagctgcaggCCGGCCATCACCAGTCCAGTCGCTTGACTAGACAGGCCCTCTGAGACACTGGTGTCTCAggagctgcgtgtgtgtgtgtgtgtatgtgtgtgtgtaccttgcgTAGTTGCTCCAGCTCCTGGGCAGTCTGctgagactgctgctgctgcttgcgGAGCTGGGCTGTCAGCTCTTCTACCTCCTTCATGGCAGAAGACAAGTCCTGgaaaagcaagcaaacacacatacacaaacacacacgaatGGGTTTTGTACAGTGTTCACTTCATATTTATATAATTTCATCAACCTTTAAAAACCTTCAGTAGTGTAAGTCTTATAAGTGGTTTAAAAAGATGTGAGGATACGTCAAGACAAACTAGGTTTGTCTAAAATTTCACCCCCTGCAGGTGGGTGCCAAAGAGAAAGTGTCAaaacctgcagctcctcaaatgGCCGCTCGAGGCTGGCTACAgaagtgagtcaatccccatagacctccacatTAAAATGCCTGACTTACCGGCggaaataaacatgtttccagcctggtacaaaaaacatttctggtctctatagctaattCCCCTAATCATGA
This window encodes:
- the tmem223 gene encoding transmembrane protein 223 — its product is MGLQRLLCGALECYSRQLRLVSIQQKVIGNASPQTSLAGLCSRIFVHTSRLGVAHRELVGRRSLCTSTQPSRDVTLFEHDRSRFFRLLSLFCGGQFLFWTYLGHFAYTGLRDTRASTEKRKAIAPTTTGLAGMWSFEMNLGSNAWRYGFTLGCLAIGAGIAGLGLLFCRRSVSQVVLHKGGTMVTVCTQSPLGPGRGQRITVPLSQVACHAHRHEAPSFIPLRIKGHKFYFLLDKEGTVNNARLFDVTVGAYRPV